A single window of Hemicordylus capensis ecotype Gifberg chromosome 15, rHemCap1.1.pri, whole genome shotgun sequence DNA harbors:
- the ISCU gene encoding iron-sulfur cluster assembly enzyme ISCU — protein MAALRASGARTVAAALLRPGLGLEQANLAVGYHKKVVDHYENPRNVGSLDKSAKNVGTGLVGAPACGDVMKLQVEVDEEGKITDARFKTFGCGSAIASSSLATEWVKGKTVDEALKIKNTDIAKELSLPPVKLHCSMLAEDAIKAALADYKLKQGPQSSELGKNASTA, from the exons ATGGCGGCGCTTCGGGCAAGCGGAGCGAGGACTGTGGCTGCCGCCCTCCTGAGACCTGGGCTGGGCCTAGAGCAGGCTAACCTCGCGGTGGGGTACCACAAGAAG GTTGTAGATCACTATGAGAACCCAAGAAATGTCGGCTCCTTGGACAAAAGCGCAAAAAATGTTGGGACCGGCCTTGTGGGAGCCCCAGCTTGTGGAGACGTCATGAAGCTCCAA GTGGAAGTGGATGAAGAAGGAAAAATCACCGATGCCAGGTTTAAGACATTTGGCTGTGGTTCGGCAATTGCTTCAAGTTCCTTGGCTACTGAGTGGGTGAAGGGAAAGACG GTTGATGAAGCCTTGAAGATCAAGAACACGGACATTGCTAAAGAGCTCTCCCTTCCTCCAGTCAAACTGCACTGCTCCA TGTTGGCAGAAGACGCCATCAAGGCCGCCTTGGCAGATTATAAGCTGAAACAGGGGCCACAGAGCAGCGAGTTGGGCAAGAACGCATCCACGGCATAG
- the SART3 gene encoding squamous cell carcinoma antigen recognized by T-cells 3, giving the protein MAAGGAAEASAAEELREAAGSEDEREEGGGDEEEESEESSGDGEDEEKENEAEIQRLEEQLSINAFDYNCHLDLIKLLRQEGELVKLRRARQKMSELFPLTEEIWLDWLKDEIRMASENSEREKVYDLFERAVKDYICPEIWLEYAQYSIGGIGQEGGIEKVRSIFERALTAVGLHVTKGAAIWEAYREFENAILETVQPAAGNVPSPEQQQTICAQLEKIHVLFRRQLGIPLLDMGAAYAEYEEWSEEAIPEAVSKSYRKALQQMEKCKPYEEALLVAETPKLAEYQAYIDFETKAGDPARIQLIYERAVAENCLVPDLWARYTQYLDRQLKVKDLVLSVHERAVRNCPWTVKLWNQYLLAMERHQVEHPQISENFEKALNAGFIQATDYVEIWQAYLDYLRRRVDFTQDSSKELEELRSAFTHAVEYLKQEVEERFSESGDPSCSIMQTWARIEARLCHNMQKARELWDHIMTKGNAKFANMWLEYYNLERAHGDTQHCRKALHRAVQCTSDYPEHVCEVLLTLERIEGTLEDWDAAVQKTENRLARVNEQRVKAAEKEAALAKQEEERTEQRKQSRAEKRAAKKAKKPKAGDKRKADDDDDDEWGQEEEVEQPSKRHKGSGGGDAGTEEEVEDMETEMGLFGRNVRPKAEPKPKEESAAPGAKWKEAPKVLHDREKENVTVFVSNLSYSMAEPEAKLESLFGSCGEVAEVRPIYSNRGTFRGYCYVEFKDEKSALQALGMDRRDFEGRPMFVSPCVDKNKNPDFKMFKYSTALEKHKLFISGLPFSCTKEELEEVCKAHGTVKDIRLVTNRAGKPKGLAYVEFENETQASQAVLKMDGLTIQDHIIKVAISNPPARKFPEKPEAAGRTSQSMVPRQIYGARGKGRTQLALVPRALQRQNHPAAKAENGMAQSPLATPALPAEEPKKMSNADFARLLLNK; this is encoded by the exons ATGGCGGCGGGTGGCGCGGCTGAGGCGTCGGCCGCGGAGGAGCTGCGGGAAGCCGCGGGCTCGGAAGATGAAAGGGAAGAGGGTGGAGGCGATGAAGAGGAGGAGTCCGAAGAATCCTCCGGGGACGGCGAGGATGAGGAGAAAGAGAACGAGGCGGAGATCCAGCGcctggaggagcag CTGTCCATCAATGCTTTCGACTATAACTGTCACTTGGACCTGATCAAGTTGTTGCGCCAGGAAGGCGAGTTGGTCAAACTGCGAAGAGCCCGTCAAAAGATGAGTGAACTCTTTCCTCTCACGGAAG agATCTGGTTAGACTGGCTGAAGGATGAGATTCGGATGGCTTCGGAAAACTCGGAGCGGGAGAAGGTCTACGACCTCTTTGAGAGAGCAGTTAAAGACTACATCT GTCCAGAAATATGGCTTGAGTACGCACAGTACTCGATCGGTGGCATCGGCCAAGAAGGTGGCATAGAGAAAGTTCGGTCCATATTTGAGAGGGCGCTCACCGCCGTTGGTCTTCATGTGACGAAAGGAGCCGCCATTTGGGAGGCCTATCGGGAGTTTGAGAATGCCATCTTGGAAACGGTGCAG CCGGCCGCTGGCAACGTTCCATCCCCCGAGCAACAGCAGACCATCTGTGCACAGCTTGAAAAAATCCACGTGCTCTTCAGGCGCCAGCTGGGGATCCCGCTGCTGG ATATGGGGGCTGCTTATGCAGAATATGAAGAGTGGTCTGAGGAAGCGATCCCGGAAGCGGTGAGCAAAAGCTACCGGAAGGCTCTGCAGCAGATGGAGAAATGCAAACCCTACGAGGAAGCCCTG CTGGTAGCTGAGACGCCAAAGCTGGCTGAATATCAAGCCTACATTGACTTTGAAACGAAGGCCGGGGACCCAGCCCGCATCCAGCTGATCTACGAGCGGGCCGTGGCCGAGAACTGCCTTGTGCCGGACCTCTGGGCTCGTTACACACAGTATCTG GATAGGCAGCTGAAAGTGAAAGACCTGGTGCTTTCCGTGCACGAGCGAGCAGTCAGGAATTGTCCTTGGACTGTCAAACTGTGGAACCAGTACCTTCTGGCCATGGAGCGGCATCAAGTGGAGCATCCGCAGATTTCCG aaaactttgaaaaggctTTGAATGCCGGCTTCATTCAGGCCACCGACTACGTGGAAATCTGGCAGGCGTATCTGGATTACCTGCGGAGAAGGGTGGATTTTACTCAAG ATTCCAGTaaagagctggaagaactgaGGTCTGCATTTACCCATGCTGTAGAATACTTAAAACAGGAAGTCGAGGAGC GATTCAGCGAGAGCGGGGATCCTTCCTGCAGCATCATGCAGACCTGGGCGAGGATCGAG GCTCGCCTGTGTCACAACATGCAGAAGGCGCGGGAGCTGTGGGACCACATCATGACCAAAGGGAACGCCAAGTTTGCCAACATGTGGCTGGAGTACTACAACCTGGAGCG GGCGCACGGCGACACCCAGCACTGTCGAAAGGCCTTGCACCGGGCGGTGCAGTGCACGAGTGACTACCCGGAGCACGTTTGTGAGGTGCTGCTTACGCTGGAGAGAATCGAAG GCACTCTAGAAGACTGGGACGCAGCTGTTCAGAAAACGGAAAACCGGCTTGCCCGCGTCAACGAGCAAAGAGTGAAG GCTGCCGAGAAGGAAGCTGCCCTGGCcaagcaagaggaggagaggacgGAGCAGCGGAAGCAGTCCCGGGCCGAGAAGAGGGCGGCCAAGAAGGCCAAGAAACCCAAAGCCGGAGACAAGCGCAAAgcggacgacgacgacgacgacgaatgggggcaggaggaggaag TTGAGCAGCCCAGCAAGAGGCACAAGGGCAGCGGTGGGGGCGACGCGGGGACCGAAGAGGAGGTTGAAGACATGGAGACAGAGATGGGACTCTTTGGCCGGAACGTGCGCCCCAAAGCGGAGCCGAAGCCCAAGGAGGAGTCCGCCGCGCCGGGCGCCAAGTGGAAGGAGGCCCCCAAGGTCCTGCACGACCGCGAGAAGGAGAACGTCACGGTCTTTGTCAGCAACCTCTCCTACAGTATGGCGGAGCCCGAGGCGAAGTTGGAAAGCCTCTTTGGCAGCTGCGGGGAGGTGGCTGAGGTGCGGCCCATTTACAGCAACCGAGGGACATTCCGGGGCTACTGCTATGTGGAATTCAAGGACGAGAAGTCCGCCCTGCAGGCCCTCGGCATGGACCGCAGGGACTTCGAAGGGAGGCCCATGTTCGTCTCTCCTTGCGTCGACAAGAACAAGAACCCGGATTTTAAG ATGTTCAAGTACAGCACTGCCCTGGAGAAGCATAAACTCTTCATCTCCGGCTTGCCTTTCTCCTGTAccaaggaggagctggaggaggtctGCAAGGCCCACGGAACTGTGAAGGATATCCGGCTGGTCACGAACAGAGCCGGTAAACCCAAG ggccTGGCCTATGTGGAGTTTGAGAACGAAACGCAGGCCTCCCAAGCAGTGCTGAAGATGGATGGCCTCACTATCCAAGACCATATCATTAAGGTGGCGATTAGCAACCCGCCTGCCCGGAAATTCCCGGAGAAAccggaggctgcagggagaaCCTCTCAATCCATGGTCCCTCGGCAGATCTATGGAGC CCGGGGCAAAGGGAGGACCCAGCTGGCCTTGGTTCCCCGTGCGTTGCAGCGCCAGAACCACCCTGCGGCCAAGGCGGAGAACGGAATGGCCCAGAGCCCGTTGGCGACGCCCGCCCTCCCCGCAGAGGAGCCCAAGAAGATGTCCAACGCGGACTTTGCCAGGCTGCTCTTGAACAAGTGA